One stretch of Priestia megaterium DNA includes these proteins:
- a CDS encoding glycosyltransferase family 2 protein produces MKELISIVVPMYFEEEVANECYNRLLSVMHKNHINYEFIFVNDGSTDRTIEILKDVAAMDSNVKVIDFARNFGHQTAVTAGIDYAQGDAIVIIDADLQDPPEMIPELIAKWQQGYEIVYAKRKKRSGETFFKLATAKYFYRFLNYMSDIEIPKDTGDFRIIDRRVADVFKKMTERNRFVRGMMSWIGFRQTYVEYERDERFAGETKYPLKKMIKFASDGIIGFSTKPLRLVMVIGLLSVFVSLLVLSYSIVVWLIGKNIQPGWTSIMVAITFFSGIQLLGLGLVGQYIARIYDESKNRPIYVVRETINFSKASTDSQNVREKVYS; encoded by the coding sequence ATGAAAGAACTAATTTCAATTGTGGTACCTATGTATTTTGAAGAAGAAGTAGCTAATGAATGCTACAATCGCTTGCTTTCCGTGATGCATAAAAACCACATTAACTATGAATTCATTTTCGTCAATGACGGCAGCACAGACCGAACAATTGAAATCTTAAAAGACGTAGCAGCTATGGATTCTAACGTAAAAGTTATTGATTTTGCCCGTAATTTCGGGCACCAAACTGCCGTAACAGCAGGCATTGATTATGCTCAAGGTGATGCTATCGTTATTATTGATGCGGACTTACAAGATCCGCCAGAAATGATTCCCGAATTAATTGCTAAATGGCAGCAAGGCTATGAAATTGTATATGCAAAGCGCAAGAAACGAAGCGGAGAGACCTTTTTTAAATTAGCCACGGCTAAGTATTTTTATCGCTTTTTAAATTATATGTCCGATATCGAAATCCCTAAAGACACGGGAGATTTTCGTATTATCGACCGAAGAGTAGCGGATGTATTCAAAAAAATGACTGAACGCAATCGTTTTGTACGAGGAATGATGTCTTGGATTGGCTTCAGGCAAACATATGTAGAATATGAGCGCGATGAACGCTTTGCCGGTGAAACAAAATATCCTTTAAAAAAGATGATCAAGTTTGCTTCAGATGGAATTATTGGGTTTTCAACGAAGCCTTTGCGTTTAGTAATGGTTATTGGCTTGTTATCGGTTTTTGTATCACTTTTAGTTTTAAGTTATTCGATTGTTGTTTGGCTGATAGGTAAAAACATTCAGCCTGGCTGGACTTCTATTATGGTAGCTATCACCTTCTTTAGCGGTATTCAGCTACTTGGTTTAGGACTAGTCGGACAATACATCGCAAGAATTTACGATGAAAGTAAAAATAGACCTATTTACGTTGTACGTGAAACCATTAACTTCTCGAAAGCTTCAACAGATTCTCAAAACGTACGTGAAAAAGTATATAGCTAA
- a CDS encoding cation diffusion facilitator family transporter: MSELIKLLRKGNKSAIMAAVVNTIISIIKGIAFALTGNVAMFAETMHSLGDAANQFFVFIGSALSKKAPTKRFPNGFGRLVNLVLLGAVLVVGIMAFETIKEGYHHILHPTKSSGFILNIAVLGISVLLEMFVLFKAMKEILHDVGMNTAGVNVFTQSFAHLKKAKPATKLVFMEDLVATGGGVLALIAVFISRFTPFHQAEGIASILIGLMMFFVVGRVFLDNAAGALGEADKEMEIKIGAIVMQDVQVRDIQTLMVMKEGEELHVELKVEIDPSLTVAEADDIKDRLENRILQEKGVTDVIIEFDEDDGIPDWVPSDLQLQKE, encoded by the coding sequence ATGAGTGAATTAATTAAATTGTTGCGAAAAGGAAATAAATCGGCCATCATGGCCGCTGTAGTTAATACCATTATCTCTATCATTAAAGGAATTGCTTTCGCTTTAACAGGGAATGTAGCAATGTTTGCTGAAACGATGCACAGTTTAGGAGATGCAGCTAATCAGTTTTTTGTCTTTATAGGTTCGGCATTAAGTAAAAAAGCCCCGACCAAACGATTTCCAAACGGTTTCGGCCGATTGGTTAATCTCGTTCTATTAGGAGCGGTTCTTGTAGTAGGGATCATGGCGTTTGAAACGATTAAAGAAGGATATCACCACATTCTTCATCCGACCAAGTCTTCAGGCTTTATTTTAAATATTGCAGTACTTGGCATCTCGGTATTGCTTGAGATGTTTGTTCTATTTAAGGCAATGAAAGAAATTTTGCACGATGTCGGGATGAATACTGCAGGAGTTAATGTTTTTACGCAAAGCTTTGCTCATTTAAAGAAAGCAAAGCCAGCAACCAAGCTGGTCTTTATGGAAGATCTGGTAGCTACTGGAGGAGGCGTATTGGCATTAATAGCCGTTTTCATTTCACGGTTTACACCTTTTCACCAAGCTGAAGGAATTGCTTCTATTTTAATTGGGCTTATGATGTTTTTTGTAGTAGGACGAGTATTTTTAGATAATGCTGCTGGAGCGCTTGGTGAAGCAGATAAAGAAATGGAAATAAAAATTGGCGCGATTGTCATGCAAGATGTACAAGTGCGTGATATTCAAACATTAATGGTGATGAAAGAAGGAGAAGAGCTTCACGTTGAATTAAAAGTAGAAATTGATCCTTCTTTAACAGTGGCAGAAGCTGATGATATTAAAGATCGTCTGGAAAATCGTATTTTACAGGAAAAAGGAGTAACGGATGTCATTATTGAATTTGATGAAGATGATGGAATTCCGGACTGGGTGCCAAGTGATTTACAGCTTCAAAAAGAATAA